One Candidatus Binatia bacterium DNA segment encodes these proteins:
- a CDS encoding c-type cytochrome: MARRDLNLEDEKRSYAGLWLLCAALLVVGAIWALLDDTTLRRPWKQVQNEFFALEKGRQIKALEAEEASLGGNETYQELQANLTKAQDALKEPSTAAEIAALEAKLPGLGLDNRDADIRVRFIKSELEVAKFKYDHAIQEGGDVGAAREHRDELSRQKETLEAAFAESQADVAAVEGEIAKLRAPVTAAQKELDTVASERDAIQVKLDGMKSVIGILETDRIPTIHQIVLPDFDVNNFEQPVGRVDRCVTCHIGIDRAGFEDVGQPLATHPDRSLYIGKHPSNQFACTPCHDGQGVALNSVEQAHGDVAFWLQPLLRGPQQQSRCIDCHREVVDLEGAGNIAKGEQLFEQLGCHGCHLVAGYEELDKVGPSLARVSAKVDPQWLVDWIQNPQAFRPRTKMPNYMFSDEEATAVAAYVWTSSQEDGAEWEARQVSDTGVDASNPELVAEGELVFNQVGCRGCHAVGEEQVSRSLGVDKDWAPNLSRVAMKTNGEFLYAWVKNPKGYNAHTRMPSLRLSDQEARAVSSYLLSISPTMEPDPETVTVAMLEDPERAEQGKALIRKYGCAGCHTINGMENESRIGVELSAFAAKGIEELFFGNAKGIDHNWNAWTYGKLENPRVYATEHVEGIMPNFHLSHEDIINLRVWLLSRNDRQPPMSYRQPGYDGRWAKVQKGRRLVDKYNCQGCHEIDGKGGYINALYEDNPTEAPPILYNEGGKVQPEWLYGFLQNPALQPLRFWLKVRMPTFPLSADDTTSIVEYFTAKSELENPYFFWDPKVDSTPELLHNGDLLMSEEYFSCWSCHVMGDKTPGGPMEYWAPNLAYAHERLNPDWIIRWIEDPQSEMPGTKMPAFYPGGPEDIFDGDEAKQIVAMRDWIMSLDYMSGNAAAGDEMVQEP; encoded by the coding sequence ATGGCGAGACGAGATCTTAACCTCGAAGATGAAAAGCGCAGTTACGCAGGATTGTGGCTGTTGTGTGCAGCGTTGCTTGTGGTGGGTGCCATCTGGGCCCTCCTCGATGACACGACGCTTCGGCGCCCCTGGAAACAGGTCCAGAACGAGTTCTTTGCTCTGGAGAAGGGCCGGCAAATCAAGGCATTGGAAGCCGAAGAGGCTTCTCTTGGCGGCAATGAGACCTATCAGGAGCTCCAAGCGAACCTGACCAAAGCTCAAGACGCGCTGAAAGAACCTTCGACTGCGGCGGAAATTGCGGCATTGGAGGCAAAGCTTCCCGGCCTCGGACTTGATAACCGCGATGCCGATATCAGGGTCCGGTTTATCAAGAGCGAACTCGAAGTCGCCAAATTCAAATACGATCACGCGATCCAGGAAGGTGGCGACGTCGGGGCCGCCCGTGAGCATCGCGACGAGTTGAGTCGCCAGAAAGAGACTCTCGAAGCCGCTTTCGCCGAATCACAGGCGGATGTCGCGGCGGTTGAGGGCGAAATTGCGAAGTTGCGCGCTCCAGTAACGGCCGCACAGAAAGAGCTGGATACGGTCGCCTCGGAGAGGGACGCGATACAGGTGAAGCTCGACGGCATGAAGTCCGTGATTGGTATCTTGGAGACCGACCGGATTCCGACGATTCATCAAATTGTCCTGCCGGACTTCGATGTGAACAACTTCGAGCAGCCAGTGGGACGTGTGGACCGTTGTGTTACTTGTCATATCGGGATTGACCGGGCAGGTTTCGAGGACGTCGGCCAGCCGCTTGCGACTCATCCGGACCGCTCCCTCTATATCGGAAAGCATCCAAGCAATCAGTTCGCCTGTACGCCTTGCCACGACGGGCAGGGCGTAGCCTTGAACTCGGTAGAACAAGCCCACGGTGACGTAGCGTTTTGGCTGCAGCCCTTATTGCGAGGCCCGCAGCAACAGTCGCGTTGTATCGATTGCCACCGCGAGGTCGTCGACCTCGAAGGTGCGGGGAACATCGCCAAGGGCGAGCAACTCTTCGAGCAACTTGGCTGTCACGGATGCCATCTGGTGGCCGGTTACGAGGAACTCGACAAAGTCGGACCAAGCCTGGCCCGGGTCTCTGCCAAAGTCGACCCCCAATGGTTGGTCGATTGGATCCAGAACCCTCAGGCCTTCCGGCCCCGAACCAAAATGCCGAATTATATGTTCTCGGACGAAGAAGCGACTGCTGTGGCCGCCTACGTCTGGACCTCCAGTCAGGAGGATGGGGCCGAATGGGAAGCCCGCCAAGTGAGCGACACGGGGGTCGACGCATCGAACCCCGAACTGGTCGCCGAAGGCGAACTCGTATTTAACCAGGTTGGTTGTCGAGGTTGTCACGCGGTAGGCGAGGAGCAAGTCTCCCGGAGTCTCGGAGTGGACAAGGACTGGGCGCCCAATCTCTCCCGCGTCGCGATGAAGACCAATGGCGAGTTCCTCTACGCCTGGGTCAAGAACCCCAAGGGGTATAATGCCCACACCCGAATGCCGAGCCTGCGCCTTTCCGATCAGGAAGCCCGGGCCGTATCTTCGTATCTTTTGAGTATCTCTCCCACGATGGAGCCGGACCCTGAAACAGTGACCGTGGCCATGCTCGAAGACCCGGAGCGTGCCGAGCAAGGCAAGGCGCTGATCCGCAAATACGGGTGTGCCGGGTGTCATACGATCAACGGGATGGAAAACGAGTCTCGTATCGGTGTGGAGCTCTCCGCCTTTGCGGCCAAGGGCATCGAAGAGCTCTTCTTCGGAAACGCCAAGGGCATCGACCACAATTGGAATGCCTGGACCTACGGGAAGCTCGAGAACCCTCGCGTCTACGCCACCGAGCACGTGGAAGGAATTATGCCCAACTTCCATCTGAGTCACGAGGACATCATCAATCTTCGTGTGTGGCTCCTGAGCAGAAACGATCGCCAGCCTCCAATGAGCTATCGGCAACCGGGCTACGACGGCCGGTGGGCAAAAGTTCAAAAGGGCAGACGGTTGGTCGACAAATACAACTGTCAGGGTTGTCACGAAATCGACGGCAAGGGCGGCTATATCAACGCTCTCTACGAAGATAACCCGACCGAGGCACCTCCGATTCTCTACAACGAGGGCGGTAAGGTTCAACCCGAGTGGCTTTACGGCTTCTTGCAGAACCCCGCGCTCCAGCCTCTGCGTTTCTGGCTGAAGGTCCGGATGCCCACCTTCCCGCTCTCGGCTGATGATACGACATCGATTGTGGAGTATTTCACAGCGAAATCCGAGCTGGAAAACCCGTATTTCTTCTGGGATCCGAAAGTCGATTCCACCCCCGAGTTGTTGCACAACGGCGACCTGCTGATGTCGGAAGAATATTTCTCCTGCTGGTCGTGTCACGTGATGGGCGACAAGACACCGGGCGGACCCATGGAGTATTGGGCACCAAACCTGGCCTACGCTCACGAGCGCTTGAACCCGGACTGGATTATTCGCTGGATCGAGGACCCGCAGTCCGAAATGCCGGGAACCAAGATGCCGGCATTCTACCCGGGCGGCCCGGAGGATATCTTCGATGGGGATGAGGCCAAGCAGATCGTGGCGATGCGAGATTGGATCATGTCGCTCGATTATATGAGCGGTAATGCGGCAGCGGGTGACGAAATGGTGCAGGAACCATAG
- the pstB gene encoding phosphate ABC transporter ATP-binding protein PstB, which produces MRAEAVDFYYGETQALSEVSLEIPDRHVLALIGPSGCGKSTFLRTLNRMNDLVPGARLEGKVLLDDRDIYERSVDVVDLRRRVGMVFQRSNPFPKSIYENVAYGPRIHGVSNRTELDGIVEDTLRRAALWDEVQTRLHTSALSLSGGQQQRLCIARALAVQPDVLLMDEPASALDPLATAKIEELVHELKADYTIVIVTHNMQQAARVSDTTAYFYLGKLIEVGETSAIFTNPVKKETEDYITGRFG; this is translated from the coding sequence ATGAGAGCGGAAGCTGTCGATTTTTACTACGGCGAGACTCAGGCACTCTCCGAGGTCTCCCTCGAGATTCCCGATCGCCATGTGCTGGCTCTGATCGGGCCCTCGGGCTGTGGCAAATCCACCTTCTTGCGCACCCTCAATCGGATGAACGATCTGGTGCCGGGCGCGCGGCTCGAGGGGAAAGTGCTCCTCGATGACAGGGATATCTACGAGCGCTCAGTCGACGTGGTCGACCTCCGGCGGCGCGTAGGAATGGTTTTCCAGAGATCCAATCCATTTCCGAAATCGATTTACGAGAATGTGGCCTACGGTCCGAGGATTCACGGTGTTTCCAACCGCACCGAACTCGATGGCATCGTGGAGGATACGCTACGGAGGGCCGCTCTCTGGGATGAAGTCCAAACACGGCTTCATACTTCGGCACTCTCTCTCTCCGGTGGACAACAACAGCGACTTTGTATCGCCAGAGCCCTGGCAGTACAGCCGGATGTGCTGCTGATGGACGAGCCCGCCTCGGCGTTGGACCCTTTGGCCACAGCAAAAATCGAAGAGTTGGTGCACGAGCTCAAGGCGGATTATACCATCGTGATCGTGACACATAATATGCAGCAGGCAGCTCGGGTTTCGGATACGACGGCCTATTTCTATCTCGGTAAGTTGATCGAAGTTGGGGAAACGTCCGCAATCTTTACCAATCCGGTCAAAAAGGAGACCGAAGACTATATCACGGGTCGTTTTGGCTAG
- the phoU gene encoding phosphate signaling complex protein PhoU yields the protein MAQHTDQRYEEELGTLRQHILEMGGLVERQIGDASNSLATADRVLAERTIERDHEVNRYDVEIDDECLRLLALHQPAAGDLRFITTALKITTDLERIGDMAVNICERTIDLSGSGFELLVDLPRMSTLVQKALRGSLDAFVRGDPEFALQVCQEDDEIDDLHAAMFREVLDKIRDDSNLVVPGLAQLFVSKYLERIADHATNIAEMVIFMVKGKSIRHIALPDSI from the coding sequence ATGGCTCAACATACTGATCAAAGATACGAGGAAGAGCTCGGGACTTTGCGGCAGCATATCCTGGAAATGGGCGGCTTGGTGGAACGGCAGATCGGGGATGCCTCGAACTCTCTGGCGACGGCAGACCGAGTTCTTGCTGAGCGGACCATCGAGCGAGACCATGAAGTGAATCGATACGACGTGGAGATCGATGATGAGTGTCTCCGTCTGCTGGCGCTTCATCAGCCGGCTGCCGGCGATTTGCGTTTCATCACCACGGCTTTGAAAATCACAACGGATCTGGAGCGCATCGGGGATATGGCCGTCAATATCTGCGAGAGGACGATCGATCTCTCGGGCTCCGGCTTTGAACTGCTGGTGGATCTGCCTCGGATGTCCACTCTCGTGCAAAAAGCTCTCCGCGGATCGCTGGATGCTTTTGTCCGCGGCGATCCGGAGTTCGCCCTGCAGGTATGTCAGGAGGACGACGAAATCGACGACCTGCATGCCGCCATGTTTCGTGAGGTCCTCGACAAGATCCGCGACGACAGCAACTTGGTAGTGCCCGGGCTGGCCCAACTTTTCGTTTCGAAATACCTCGAAAGGATCGCCGACCACGCGACCAATATAGCCGAGATGGTTATTTTCATGGTCAAGGGGAAAAGTATCCGACACATCGCACTTCCTGACTCGATTTGA
- a CDS encoding response regulator transcription factor, which yields MNPAPVLIIEDEPDIRELLTITLEEEKFEVLAAGTGEQGLKMARSGRPSLVILDLMLPNVSGLDICRQLRSEPDFSNIPILMLTAKGTETDKVVGLELGADDYVTKPFSPRELVARVKALLRRSQSGSASSKSPALYEKCGIKIDFDTYDVRIRGQRVELSLREFELLGFLVTHPNRAYNRAQLLDLVWGSETYVEPRTVDVHIRRLRRHVEENDSSPSRILTVRGVGYLFDDRADSAAG from the coding sequence ATGAATCCGGCACCGGTCCTGATCATCGAAGACGAACCCGATATTCGAGAGCTTCTGACGATTACTCTCGAGGAGGAGAAATTCGAAGTCCTTGCGGCCGGAACGGGCGAGCAGGGATTGAAGATGGCTCGATCGGGGCGCCCTTCCTTGGTAATCCTCGACCTCATGTTGCCCAACGTCTCCGGACTCGATATCTGCCGCCAACTTCGATCCGAGCCAGACTTTTCCAATATTCCGATCTTGATGTTGACCGCGAAGGGCACGGAAACGGACAAGGTTGTTGGTCTGGAACTCGGTGCCGATGACTATGTAACGAAGCCCTTCAGCCCGCGTGAGCTTGTGGCGCGCGTGAAGGCACTTCTCCGACGCTCGCAGTCAGGCTCCGCATCTTCGAAGTCCCCGGCGCTCTATGAGAAATGCGGCATCAAGATCGACTTCGACACCTACGATGTCCGGATTCGAGGGCAGCGTGTCGAGCTTTCGTTACGCGAGTTCGAGCTCCTGGGCTTTTTGGTCACCCACCCCAATCGTGCCTACAATCGGGCCCAGTTGCTTGATCTGGTTTGGGGCTCCGAAACCTATGTCGAGCCCAGGACTGTGGATGTGCATATTCGACGATTGCGGCGGCACGTTGAGGAGAATGATTCGTCCCCGAGTCGCATTCTGACCGTTCGTGGCGTCGGATATCTATTTGATGATCGCGCCGATTCGGCGGCCGGCTAG
- a CDS encoding ATP-binding protein: MLLRLAIGFLLGIIGGTVWPGPAEQKIILALLVGLACQIPSGRRQREKLSALQNWAEAARVGNFKSPPLSAATPDAIDRLGRTLDTVLNTQLETQRGLVWERDRLQAILSAMVEGVLVIDLAGVVLRANDRVQTLLELPQETNPLGMSIWDLTRDIELHRIVRDAMGAGRSASGEFDLIGDVARRLGLTVGPTADGTAWVLVFHDMTEQRRLEMVRTDFVANVSHELQTPLTAIKGFAETLLSSELTDPQQVRRYLSIINRNSERVGLLIRDLLVISDLELGRVPLALASIELAPVIEEVVELLEEAARAKNVTIEVVAGADGWIMGDHDRLVQVFLNLIDNAIKYTPSDGEIRVEWKPRKEFLSISVADSGIGIPESDLPRLAERFYRVDKARSREAGGTGLGLSIVRHIVLAHDGTLEFSSRVGVGTKVMISLPRATNA; this comes from the coding sequence TTGCTCCTTCGACTCGCCATAGGGTTTCTGCTCGGAATCATCGGAGGGACTGTCTGGCCCGGGCCCGCGGAGCAAAAGATTATCCTTGCGCTCCTCGTGGGCCTGGCGTGCCAAATACCTTCCGGTCGACGACAGCGAGAAAAGCTGTCCGCGCTTCAGAATTGGGCGGAGGCTGCTCGTGTTGGCAATTTCAAATCGCCACCGCTCTCGGCCGCGACACCCGATGCGATCGATCGATTGGGGCGAACCCTCGACACGGTGCTGAACACGCAACTGGAAACGCAACGAGGGCTCGTCTGGGAGCGTGATCGGCTGCAGGCGATCCTCAGCGCGATGGTCGAGGGCGTCTTGGTGATTGACCTCGCTGGAGTTGTGTTGCGGGCCAACGACCGGGTGCAGACCTTGCTTGAACTGCCCCAGGAAACAAACCCTCTGGGGATGTCGATCTGGGATCTGACGCGAGATATCGAGCTTCATCGGATTGTCCGCGATGCCATGGGTGCAGGTCGCTCGGCGAGTGGCGAGTTCGATCTGATCGGTGACGTCGCACGCCGGCTGGGTCTTACGGTTGGTCCAACGGCGGACGGTACCGCCTGGGTTCTGGTTTTTCACGATATGACCGAGCAGCGGCGGCTGGAAATGGTTCGAACTGACTTTGTGGCGAATGTCTCCCACGAACTCCAAACTCCCTTGACCGCGATCAAGGGGTTCGCAGAGACACTCCTTTCCTCGGAACTTACAGATCCTCAACAAGTTCGCCGTTATCTGTCCATTATCAATCGCAATAGCGAGCGAGTTGGCCTCCTCATCCGGGACTTGCTGGTAATCAGTGATCTCGAACTCGGCCGCGTTCCGTTGGCCCTGGCGAGCATCGAATTGGCGCCGGTGATCGAGGAGGTTGTCGAGCTTCTGGAAGAGGCTGCTCGAGCCAAGAACGTGACAATCGAGGTCGTCGCGGGAGCCGATGGTTGGATTATGGGCGATCACGACCGGTTGGTGCAGGTTTTTCTGAATCTGATCGATAACGCCATCAAATACACCCCCTCGGATGGTGAAATTCGTGTCGAGTGGAAGCCTCGCAAAGAATTTTTGTCGATCAGCGTCGCGGATAGCGGTATCGGGATCCCCGAATCCGATCTACCTCGGCTTGCCGAGCGGTTCTACCGGGTCGACAAAGCGCGCTCGCGGGAGGCTGGCGGGACTGGGCTGGGCCTTTCGATCGTCCGCCATATTGTACTGGCCCATGACGGGACGTTGGAATTTTCCAGCCGCGTGGGAGTTGGAACGAAGGTCATGATCTCCTTACCCCGTGCCACCAATGCCTGA